Part of the bacterium genome is shown below.
GAGACCCTGCGCCTGCTCGACGAGCTGGAGGACGGGGCGCTCGCGCAGGTCGACGCCGGAAGCCCGGAGGCCCGGCCGTAGGCCGCGCAGGAGGGAGCGGCCGTGCACGAACTGTCGATCGCCGTGGACCTGGTCGAGCTGGCCGCGGAGCGGGCCGGGGAGATCGGCGGCCGGCGCGTTGAAGCCGTCCACGTCCGCCTCGGGGCGCTCGCCGGCGTCGTCGAGGAATCCCTGCGGTTCTCGTTCGACCTCGCGGCCGGCGGGACGCCGGTCGACGGCGCGCGGCTCGTCGTCGAGCGCGTACCGGTCACCGTCTTCTGCGCCGCCTGCGGGGCCGAGCGGATCCTCGAAGAGCCGCTCCGGTTCCGCTGCCC
Proteins encoded:
- a CDS encoding hydrogenase maturation nickel metallochaperone HypA — translated: MHELSIAVDLVELAAERAGEIGGRRVEAVHVRLGALAGVVEESLRFSFDLAAGGTPVDGARLVVERVPVTVFCAACGAERILEEPLRFRCPVCGAPAGDVVRGREIVLTALEVDDDAPDR